One window of the Microplitis demolitor isolate Queensland-Clemson2020A chromosome 10, iyMicDemo2.1a, whole genome shotgun sequence genome contains the following:
- the LOC103579133 gene encoding peroxidase-like gives MIHRWLIPLLSDVRGIMLPSKMIQHLSRHVNDAMRKYDQKELAILNNGTQLTKGSSPWFLSLSHEISDAAKNLSKQALRRETMAIMLVQAFRMSPKDAVTLLPTMTVGSNICSDINAFRNIIIECKNTNLRYRTYSGRCNNLLHPSWGAALESYTRILPPEYQDGVSLPRLYEPSAREVSINVFPNGIDIKHPYLMVITTLFGQFIANDLAHTPKMVLPDGNKFKCCNVDYDNFHPECFPIKTENYSGCMEYTRSAPHPGNTYQGCKLGSRQQINQASSFLDLSTIYGNSEYVTHSLRANRSGLLNTQKKNLPIPLKNMDDCRNDEKALPCFSSGDLRINENPGITLMYVLFLREHNRIAERLSVLNPHWNDETLFQESRRIVIAEMQHITYNEFLPVIIGESNLHRYNLRSTKSGASTFYDPRIDPTLPNAVASAGLFFFTALTLKISDTMESRLTAKSSDRSTFSTFYAHQGLHEIGAISRLITSATVGHLKEPLRLNEILSKRYFLYDEKTNQVIIDYVAQVIQQGRDHGLPPYIRWRPFCNLAGVEAFTDLRSTMSKDSIKRLQHVYRNVGDIDLITGALLELPIKDAVMGPTFHCLISFAFRNIRLGDRYWYENTKTPGAFTIKQLDEIHKSTLAKLLCNNGDSLKHVQPKAFLLEDPFLNQVTDCSVYIKQSIDLTAWKEQHN, from the exons GTGGCTAATTCCCTTATTAAGCGATGTGCGAGGCATAATGCTACCATCGAAAATGATACAACATTTAAGTAGACATGTTAATGACGCTATGAGAAAATATGATCAAAAAGAATTGGCCATACTCAATAACGGAACTCAATTAACTAAAGGATCCTCTCCCTGGTTTCTAAGTTTGTCTCATGAAATTTCTGACGCCGCAAAAAATCTTTCGAAGCAAGCACTGAGGAGAGAAACAATGGCAATTATGTTGGTTCAAGCATTTCGAATGTCTCCAAAAGATGCAGTTACATTATTACCAACAATGACAGTAGGATCTAATATCTGCAGTGACATTAATGcttttagaaatattattatagaatGTAAAAATACCAACCTCAGATATAGAACTTATTCCGGTagatgtaataatttattacatccaTCTTGGGGAGCAGCTTTAGAAAGTTATACGCGAATCTTACCACCAGAATATCAAGATGGTGTGTCATTACCACGATTATACGAACCAAGTGCACGCGAGGTATCAATTAATGTTTTTCCTAATGGTATTGACATTAAACATCCATATTTGATGGTGATAACTACACTATTTGGTCAATTTATTGCCAATGACTTGGCTCATACACCTAAAATGGTATTACCAGacggtaataaatttaaatgctgCAATGTAGATTATGACAATTTCCATCCCGAGTGTTTTCCTATTAAAACGGAAAATTATTCAGGTTGTATGGAATATACACGATCTGCACCACATCCTGGCAATACATATCAG ggTTGCAAATTAGGATCAAGACAACAAATAAATCAAGCATCATCATTTTTAGACTTATCTACAATATATGGAAATTCTGAATACGTTACACACAGTTTACGTGCCAACAGAAGTGGTCTTCttaatactcaaaaaaaaaatttaccgataccattaaaaaatatggatGATTGTCGAAATGATGAAAAAGCTCTACCATGTTTTTCCAGTGGAGATTTACGAATTAATGAGAATCCTGGTATTACTTTAATGTATGTTCTATTTTTACGTGAACACAATAGAATCGCCGAACGATTGAGTGTATTGAACCCACACTGGAATGATGAAACGCTGTTTCAAGAATCACGGAGAATTGTTATTGCTGAGATGCAGCATATTACCTACAACGAATTTCTGCCAGTTATCATTGGTGAAAGTAATCTTCATAg ATATAATTTGCGGTCGACTAAGTCTGGCGCCTCTACCTTTTATGACCCAAGAATTGATCCAACATTACCGAATGCTGTTGCGTCTGCCggacttttcttttttactgctctaacattaaaaatatctgaCACCATGGAGTCTCGTTTGACTGCTAAATCAAGCGATAGATCTACGTTTTCGACGTTTTATGCTCATCAAGGCTTACATGAAATCGGGGCTATCAGTCGGTTAATAACTAGTGCCACCG ttGGCCATCTGAAGGAGCCATTaagattaaatgaaatattatcaaaaaggTACTTTTTATacgatgaaaaaactaatcAAGTTATTATAGATTACGTAGCTCAAGTAATCCAACAGGGAAGAGATCATGGTTTACCACCGTATATTAGATGGCGACCATTTTGTAACCTCGCTGGAGTTGAAGCTTTTACCGATCTTCGAAGTACAATGAGTAAAGATAGCATTAAACGACTTCAACATGTTTATAG AAACGTGGGTGACATTGATTTAATAACAGGCGCCCTATTGGAATTACCTATTAAGGACGCAGTGATGGGACCTACGTTTCATTGTTTAATCAGCTTTGCCTTTAGGAATATTCGTTTGG GTGATAGATACTGGTACGAGAATACTAAAACACCAGGTGCTTTTACAATTAAACAATTGgatgaaattcataaatcTACATTAGCTAAATTATTATGTAACAATGGAGACTCATTAAAACATGTACAACCTAAAGCATTTCTTCTCGAGGATCCTTTTCT taATCAAGTCACAGATTGCTCAGTCTATATAAAACAGAGCATAGATCTTACAGCCTGGAAAGAACAacataattga